In Ascaphus truei isolate aAscTru1 chromosome 5, aAscTru1.hap1, whole genome shotgun sequence, one genomic interval encodes:
- the IL26 gene encoding interleukin-26, translating into MKIYCSLVPMLFLISLLPFTCESKKMPIRKCPQKSRMKKDIENLYKKTEAFKSLFPTDHIKGLQLLTKDVEKDFMENCNVRYQLLSFYLEVFGNNKVKGKAGNIIEGFVSMQDNLQSCAKCVLHSNKTESMTELFKKFPTRNINGRLWKAISELDILIIWIKDYLRNLQ; encoded by the exons ATGAAAATCTACTGCTCATTAGTACCTATGCTCTTTCTAATCAGCCTACTACCATTCACCTGTGAAAGCAAAAAGATGCCAATAAGAAAATGCCCACAAAAATCGAGAATGAAAAAAGACATTGAGAATCTGTACAAGAAGACAGAGGCATTCAAGTCATTATTTCCT ACAGACCATATCAAAGGCCTACAACTGTTGACAAAGGATGTGGAAAAGGATTTTATG GAAAACTGCAATGTGAGATACCAGCTGCTGTCATTTTACCTGGAGGTTTTCGGCAACAATAAAGTCAAGGGCAAGGCTGGCAACATCATTGAAGGCTTCGTGTCCATGCAAGACAACCTGCAGAGCTGT GCTAAATGTGTGCTGCATTCAAACAAAACAGAAAGTATGACGGAGCTATTCAAAAAATTCCCTACG cgAAACATAAATGGACGTCTGTGGAAAGCCATCAGCGAACTTGATATACTTATTATTTGGATTAAAGACTACCTCCGAAATCTACAATAG